A genome region from Candidatus Eisenbacteria bacterium includes the following:
- a CDS encoding TlpA family protein disulfide reductase, which produces MWFLPLAHLIYGAYVSLPVWLIPGNYLRFQLQLLRAQDHVLFVVLGLATALLVLKQVFLFRRTRGTARITAVGRGGVGVWSVVFGGLLATAACSSCIAVFLGFLGAGKHLVHRPASDASRTSGLRRSADRPADDRPPCSGILGGVRASARTSEAMRLRRTWLIAGSLGAGVLVVLLLLSVRVARPESTGGTASLGTDIGQTAPAFEVTTTDGAILRSKDLSGQIVILTSAAAWCQTCALEAEQLASVYNQEAARGAIVLTVDIDPQDTPAAIDTFRTRIQTPWEYAQASGAGQLIRDFRLTGFEMTYVIDARGIVRYHDASITEAAELVTVVGRLL; this is translated from the coding sequence GTGTGGTTCCTGCCACTGGCGCACCTTATCTACGGCGCCTACGTGTCGTTGCCGGTGTGGCTCATTCCTGGCAACTACCTCCGTTTTCAGCTGCAGCTGCTGCGCGCCCAGGATCATGTGCTCTTCGTTGTCCTTGGCCTCGCCACGGCTCTGCTGGTCCTGAAGCAGGTCTTCCTGTTCCGGCGGACGCGCGGGACCGCAAGAATTACCGCTGTTGGACGGGGCGGCGTGGGCGTGTGGTCGGTGGTGTTCGGCGGTCTGCTGGCCACGGCCGCCTGTTCCTCCTGTATTGCTGTGTTCCTCGGCTTTCTGGGAGCGGGCAAGCACCTTGTTCATCGTCCGGCATCGGACGCCAGTCGTACTAGTGGCCTTCGCCGTAGTGCTGATCGCCCTGCTGACGACCGCCCGCCGTGTTCAGGGATATTGGGAGGAGTGCGAGCGAGTGCCCGAACAAGCGAAGCCATGAGGTTGCGTCGCACGTGGCTGATCGCCGGGAGCTTGGGAGCAGGAGTGCTCGTGGTTCTGCTGCTCCTTTCCGTACGAGTCGCTCGGCCGGAATCCACAGGCGGCACGGCATCCCTCGGCACGGACATCGGGCAAACAGCACCGGCCTTCGAGGTCACGACGACGGATGGCGCCATACTGCGGAGCAAGGATCTTAGCGGGCAGATCGTTATTCTGACTTCGGCGGCGGCCTGGTGCCAGACCTGTGCTCTTGAGGCGGAGCAACTGGCCAGCGTTTACAACCAGGAGGCGGCCCGCGGCGCAATAGTTCTTACCGTCGACATAGATCCGCAGGACACGCCGGCAGCCATCGACACGTTTCGCACGAGGATCCAGACGCCATGGGAGTACGCACAGGCGAGCGGGGCCGGGCAGCTCATCCGCGACTTCCGGTTGACTGGGTTCGAAATGACCTACGTTATCGACGCTCGCGGTATCGTGCGCTACCACGATGCTTCGATCACGGAGGCAGCGGAGCTCGTAACCGTCGTCGGGCGACTCCTGTAG